One Thermoanaerobacter pseudethanolicus ATCC 33223 DNA window includes the following coding sequences:
- a CDS encoding DUF3006 domain-containing protein — protein MPKKNEICVIDRFEGDWAVIEWKDKIFNFPRELLPKKVNEGDVLIFNVDVDKSETEKRKKAIEDLAKDLFKDE, from the coding sequence ATGCCTAAAAAAAATGAAATTTGTGTTATAGATAGATTTGAAGGAGATTGGGCGGTCATAGAATGGAAAGATAAGATTTTTAATTTCCCCCGGGAATTACTTCCTAAGAAGGTAAATGAAGGAGACGTACTGATATTTAATGTGGATGTAGATAAAAGCGAAACAGAAAAGCGCAAAAAGGCTATTGAAGATTTGGCGAAGGACCTATTTAAAGATGAATAA
- a CDS encoding ComEC/Rec2 family competence protein: MYKKRLLLPFILILFAFILTNYTIFDNTLTHEVQQVLQDEGIKKQHEAVKKSATDSLTVNYIDVGQGDSIFIQTPSGKTMLIDAGTPEMGSKVIKYIKSQGINKIDVLIGTHPHNDHIGGIVEIIKTFKIGKFYMPKVTTTTRTFEEVLKAAKSKGLSINVAKTGVVIDLGDGIIAKMLAPNSSHYEDLNNYSAVIKITYGNTSFLFTGDASEQSEKEMLSKGYNLKADVLKIGHHGSSSSSTWAFLKAVHPKYAVISCGKYNDYGHPHKETMKKLRSLGIIVYRTDECGTVIAVSDGKTINFNVEPGDNLSGSEIKR; encoded by the coding sequence ATGTACAAGAAGAGATTACTGTTGCCCTTTATATTAATACTATTTGCATTTATATTGACAAATTATACAATATTTGACAATACCCTTACTCATGAAGTTCAACAGGTTTTACAGGATGAAGGAATAAAAAAACAGCACGAAGCAGTTAAAAAATCCGCAACAGACAGTTTAACAGTAAATTATATAGACGTAGGACAAGGAGACAGTATATTTATACAAACTCCATCAGGCAAGACGATGTTAATAGATGCAGGAACACCTGAAATGGGTAGCAAAGTTATAAAGTACATAAAAAGCCAGGGAATTAATAAAATTGACGTACTTATAGGTACCCACCCTCATAATGACCACATAGGAGGTATAGTGGAGATTATAAAAACCTTCAAAATAGGAAAGTTTTATATGCCTAAAGTAACCACTACAACGAGGACATTTGAAGAAGTTCTAAAGGCAGCAAAATCAAAAGGACTTTCGATAAACGTTGCAAAAACAGGAGTAGTAATTGACCTTGGAGATGGTATAATTGCAAAAATGCTTGCGCCAAATAGTTCCCATTACGAGGACTTAAATAATTATAGTGCGGTAATAAAAATTACGTATGGTAATACCTCTTTTTTGTTTACAGGAGATGCTAGTGAACAATCTGAAAAGGAAATGCTAAGTAAAGGATATAATTTAAAAGCCGACGTCTTAAAAATTGGACATCATGGCAGTTCTTCATCTTCTACTTGGGCATTTTTAAAGGCAGTACATCCTAAATATGCTGTTATATCTTGCGGTAAATACAATGACTATGGTCATCCCCACAAAGAAACAATGAAAAAGCTTAGGTCATTAGGAATAATAGTATATAGAACAGATGAATGTGGGACTGTAATTGCAGTAAGTGATGGCAAAACTATAAATTTTAATGTAGAACCAGGTGATAATTTGTCGGGAAGTGAGATTAAAAGATAA
- a CDS encoding DUF1015 domain-containing protein, producing MATVKPFKAIRPVPGLADKIASLPYDVVNTEEARNLAKDNPYSFLHVDRAEIDLAPSINPYDEIVYEKARENFDRMLKKGLLIKDNEENCYIYREIMNGRSQVGLVATVSIDEYLEGIIKKHELTLPEKEQDRINHMDYCDAHTSPVFLTYKANQELKKLLNSWMESKNPIYDFTSEDEIRHTVWIIDDKSLINKITSVFKAIDYLYIADGHHRAAASVKVGLKRREQNPDYKGDEEFNYFLAVLVPHDEVYIMPYNRVVKDLNGYSESEFIEKIKEKFEVEKCNEGQPFNPSQKHTFGMYLSGKWYKLTAKGGTFNPSDPIESLDVSILQKNLLDPILGIKDPRTDKRIDFVGGIRGLEELERRVKEDMKVAFSMHPTTVEDLIAVADARMIMPPKSTWFEPKLRSGLFIHELR from the coding sequence ATGGCTACAGTAAAACCCTTTAAGGCAATAAGGCCTGTACCAGGATTGGCAGATAAAATAGCGTCCTTGCCTTATGACGTCGTAAATACCGAAGAAGCGAGGAATTTGGCGAAAGATAATCCTTATTCATTTCTTCATGTGGATAGAGCAGAAATAGATTTAGCTCCATCTATAAATCCTTACGATGAAATAGTTTATGAAAAAGCGAGAGAAAATTTTGACAGAATGCTTAAAAAAGGACTGTTAATAAAAGATAATGAGGAGAACTGTTACATCTATAGAGAAATAATGAACGGCAGGAGTCAAGTGGGATTGGTAGCGACTGTTTCGATTGATGAGTATTTAGAAGGAATAATTAAAAAGCATGAGCTTACTCTGCCGGAGAAAGAACAGGATAGAATAAATCACATGGATTACTGTGATGCTCACACGAGTCCAGTTTTTTTAACGTACAAAGCCAATCAAGAGCTTAAAAAGTTGTTAAATAGCTGGATGGAGAGCAAAAATCCTATATATGATTTTACATCAGAGGATGAAATAAGACATACAGTATGGATTATAGATGACAAATCCTTAATAAATAAAATTACTTCTGTTTTTAAGGCAATAGACTATCTTTACATTGCAGATGGACATCATCGGGCTGCTGCTTCTGTAAAAGTAGGCTTAAAGAGGCGAGAACAAAATCCTGATTATAAAGGAGATGAGGAGTTTAACTATTTTTTAGCAGTGTTAGTGCCCCATGATGAAGTTTATATCATGCCTTATAATAGGGTGGTAAAAGATTTAAACGGCTATTCTGAAAGTGAATTTATTGAGAAGATAAAAGAGAAATTTGAAGTAGAGAAATGTAATGAAGGCCAGCCTTTCAATCCTTCGCAAAAGCACACTTTTGGCATGTATCTATCAGGGAAGTGGTACAAACTTACTGCCAAAGGAGGTACTTTTAACCCATCGGATCCGATAGAAAGTTTGGATGTGTCCATCTTACAAAAAAATCTGTTAGATCCTATTTTGGGGATAAAAGATCCGAGAACTGATAAAAGGATTGATTTTGTAGGAGGAATTAGAGGCTTAGAAGAATTAGAAAGAAGAGTTAAGGAAGACATGAAAGTGGCTTTTTCTATGCATCCGACAACAGTTGAAGATTTAATTGCTGTTGCCGATGCGAGAATGATAATGCCTCCTAAGTCTACCTGGTTTGAGCCTAAACTAAGAAGCGGATTATTTATTCATGAATTGAGATAA
- the ltrA gene encoding group II intron reverse transcriptase/maturase produces MDSKDMQRLQTTQQRGYPLNREMEFQKTTEVHSISSASKDRRNDVQRYTSKMLEMIVERGNMRAAYKRVVANKGSHGVDGMEVDELLPYLKENWATIKQQLLEGKYKPQPVRRVEISKPDGGVRLLGIPTALDRLIQQAIAQILNRVYNHTFSDSSYGFRPGRSAKDAIKAAEAYINEGYTWVVDMDLEKFFDRVNHDIIMSKLEKRIGDKRVLKLIRRYLESGVMINGIKVSTEEGTPQGGPLSPLLANIMLDELDKELEKRGHKFCRYADDCNIYVKSRSAGNRVMKSIKKFIESKLKLKINEAKSAVDRPWRRKFLGFSFYTKENEVRIRIHEKSIKRFKEKVREITNRNKGISMENRIKRLNQITTGWVNYFGLADAKSIMKTLDEWIRRRLRACIWKQWKKIKTKHDNLVKLGVEEQKAWEYANTRKGYWRISNSPILNKTLTNKYFESIGYKSLSQRYLIVHNS; encoded by the coding sequence ATGGACTCGAAAGATATGCAGAGACTGCAGACAACTCAACAAAGAGGCTATCCGTTGAATAGAGAAATGGAATTTCAAAAGACAACGGAAGTGCATAGTATATCATCGGCGTCAAAAGATAGAAGAAACGATGTACAAAGATATACCAGCAAGATGCTTGAAATGATAGTAGAACGAGGAAACATGAGAGCAGCATACAAGCGCGTTGTTGCAAATAAAGGAAGCCATGGAGTCGATGGGATGGAAGTAGATGAACTTCTACCGTATCTCAAAGAAAACTGGGCAACCATAAAACAACAACTGCTGGAGGGGAAATACAAACCACAACCAGTGCGAAGAGTAGAAATTTCCAAACCAGATGGAGGAGTAAGACTACTAGGAATACCTACAGCACTAGATAGGCTAATACAACAAGCAATAGCCCAAATACTAAATAGAGTCTACAACCATACATTTTCTGATAGCAGTTATGGATTTAGACCAGGACGCAGTGCAAAAGACGCAATAAAAGCCGCAGAAGCATATATAAATGAAGGATATACATGGGTTGTAGATATGGACTTAGAAAAGTTCTTTGACAGAGTAAACCACGACATAATAATGTCCAAACTAGAAAAGCGGATAGGAGACAAAAGAGTACTAAAGTTAATAAGAAGATACTTAGAATCAGGAGTAATGATAAACGGAATCAAAGTATCAACAGAAGAAGGAACACCCCAAGGAGGGCCATTAAGTCCCCTATTAGCAAACATAATGTTGGACGAACTAGACAAAGAACTTGAAAAGAGAGGACACAAATTCTGTCGGTACGCAGATGACTGCAACATATATGTAAAAAGCAGGTCTGCAGGAAACAGAGTAATGAAGAGCATAAAGAAATTCATAGAAAGCAAATTAAAATTAAAAATCAATGAAGCAAAAAGTGCTGTAGATAGACCATGGAGAAGAAAATTTCTTGGATTTTCATTCTACACAAAAGAAAACGAAGTAAGAATAAGAATCCATGAAAAATCCATCAAAAGGTTTAAGGAAAAAGTAAGAGAAATAACCAATCGGAACAAGGGAATAAGCATGGAAAACAGAATAAAAAGACTAAATCAAATAACAACAGGATGGGTCAACTATTTTGGATTAGCAGACGCGAAAAGCATAATGAAAACCCTTGACGAATGGATAAGGCGAAGACTAAGGGCATGTATATGGAAACAATGGAAGAAGATAAAAACGAAGCATGATAACCTAGTAAAACTAGGAGTAGAAGAACAAAAAGCCTGGGAATACGCCAATACAAGGAAAGGCTACTGGAGAATATCCAATAGCCCAATCCTAAATAAGACTCTTACAAATAAATACTTTGAAAGCATAGGTTATAAGAGTTTATCCCAAAGATATCTAATTGTACACAATTCCTAA